In the Oncorhynchus nerka isolate Pitt River linkage group LG6, Oner_Uvic_2.0, whole genome shotgun sequence genome, AGCAGACTGCTAGCATCCAATACAGAACCAGACTGAAATAGCACAGATATTTGAACAGCAGCTGCACATTGCCTCAGAACAGCAGTCTGCTAGCATCCAACCTACAGAACAGCAGACTGCTAGAGGCCAGCCACGACCCAATAGGAAATACCACAGATATTTGGAACGCTGCACATATTGCCTCGACATAGTTGGAAAAGCAGCACATTTAATACCAGCAGACCATGGAAACACTAGTTCAATATGCTGCATGACCTACCAGCAGACCATGGGAACACTACAATATGCTGCATGACCTACCAGCAGACCATGGAAACACTGCAATATGCTGCATGACCTACCAGCAGACCATGGAAACAAATAAGTTcagatgaacttcacagggtgaaaGGTCacgatgagcttgatgctcctttccaataaatatcaaggGTCTTATTTTGGTGACATGGTGATCAATGGTTGGCTGCCGTTTGACCAATAAAAATAAACCATGTACCAGCGGTTGGCTAGAGTACACGTGCCACATGACCACTTCAGTAAATAGACCACCAATTTGGTTTTCCAGGAAATTCTACCCCCTGACATCCATTTTGTTTCCAGTATGAGGGTGAAGAAAATCCCCTTTGATCACAGACATAACATTCTCAAACGAAAGGAAATCACTAAAAGCTCTGACACATACCATCGAAGCTGCCATGTTCTGCGCAGTACTGGAGCAGTTTGCTGTACGTCTCGTTGGAGGGTCGGAACACGAACACGCCAGAGTTGAAACAGTCTGGCCAGCCGGGATCCGGGGCCGCAGACAGCTCCTCTCTGTCAAACAACTCATCTATGTTCTGTACCACCTGCAACAAACACATACAGGTGAACTCTACTGTAGCTACCTGGAGGACATACAggtgacccccccctccccccctcctcataCCAGTGTGTGTGGGTCCTTGAAGGTCAGAGTATCGTGTGTATCTCACCAGTGTGTCTGCATCCATGAAGACACATTTGGAGTATTGTGTAAGGGTCCAGCAGTGCAGCTTGGTGAAGGTGACTCCCAGGTCAGGTCTCTTCATCAGGGCCAGGTTAGCTGAGTCTCCGCTGTCCAACACATCTACCAACAGTACCTCGTCAAAGATCTTCAGAAGCACTCCTCTGGTGGTAAGAGAAGGAGcgaggagtgaggaggagggcgggaaggagagagagaaggagcgaggagCGAGAGAAGGAGCGAGGAGCGAGAGGAGtgcgggaaggagagagagaaggaggagcgaGGAGggcgggaaggagagagagaaggagcgaggagcgagaggagaagggcgggaaggagagagaaggatcgAGGAGCGAGAGggcgggaaggagagagaaggagcgagagggcgggaaggagagagaaggatcgaggagtgagaggaggagggcgggaaggagagggagaaggagcgaggagggcgggaaggagagggagaaggagcgaggagtgagaggaggaggagggcgggAAGGAGcaaggagtgagaggaggaggaggagggcgggaaggagagagagaaggagcgagtaGTAGGAGGAGggcgggaaggagagagaagtgagaggaggaggagggcgggAAGGAGcaaggagtgagaggaggaggagggcaagaaagagagagagaaggcggcaCAGGACAGTTTGGGGGAAACCCCTGGATTAGAAGATGTTGGCGAGAGGGCTTCGCGAGATCATGCCAACAATCCTGCATGTGGGAGATGAAGATCATGTTTGATCAAGCCCCAGTTCATCATCACCAACAAGGTCTAGGATCAGATCTTTGACTCCCAATGTTAGAAAGGTCATAGGTTACACTAACCAGTTGATGCTCCAGCGTCACTCTAGGACATAATAAACAGTCGTCCCTGGGAAGTGGAAAAGGGTTCTTACTTGCAGGGGTCAGAGACGTGGGGGCCGATCATCACCACCAGCTTCCTGGTTGTCTGGTGGTTCCTCAGGGACTTGCCCAGGACCATGGCTCCCCTGGCATAGTTGTCATTGGTCGCCAAAGTCACAAAAGCCTGGTCTGGGTGGGGACATAACTTAATAATAAAAACCTGGAAATAACATTTTGTTCAGTTAAAAACCGTGTGAAGCCATCAGAGTTAAACGACTTCATTGCTATAACCAACTCCATGGGTAGGCAACCATGTCCCTGGAGTGCCGTGGGTACAGGTGTGGTGCCTAGTTCCAACTAGGTACCACACCTGACCAACTGAGCCAATTGATGAGTTCAGTGACTGACTAAAGTCAACACACCTGGTCCTCCAGGTTGATTAAATCAAAACCATTAGGTGCACTCCAGGACCAGCGTTGTCTAAACCTGCCCTACTCAAACACAACCCCCCCCACAACTTTCTAAAGCCTGACTCAATGGTCCATCTCATAACTGGTGTGTCAAAACAAAGGCCTTAGTGTTCGTATGTATGAAGACTGTAACATACTACTTCAGTGAGGGAcagtctgtggttgttttaccaaTGTCAGCACGTCACACAGAATGGCCAAGGGTTCCACGGCAACTGTGGCAAATAGGAAAGTCTATAAATTGCCCATAAACTCAAGTATCAACAATGGACTGATTGTAAGATGGCAAAGGACAAAATAGAATCCTGTTATTATGACAAAATCTAAACCCTGGAAGTTAATATCAGCAGCCTTGACAAGCCAGTAAATCAACAGTAGTCACTGCAGTTGGTCCTGAACAATCCCCTGGGTGCAGTAGTCACTACAGTTGGTCCTGAGCAATACCCTGGGTGCAGTAGTCACTACAGTTGGTCCTGAACAATACCCTGGGTGCAGTAGTCACTACAGTTGGTCCTGAACAATACCCTGGGTGCAGTAGTCACTACAGTTGGTCCTGAACAATAGTCACCTGGTCCTGTGCAGTAGTCACTACAGTTGGTCCTGAACAATACCCTGGGTGCAGTAGTCACTACAGTTGGTCCTGAACAATACCCTGGGTGCAGTAGTCACTACAGTTGGTCCTGAGCAATACCCTGGGTGCAGTAGTCACTACAGTTGGTCCTGAACAATACCCTGGGTGCAGTAGTCACTACAGTTGGTCCTGAACAATCCCCTGGGTGCAGTAGTCACTACAGTTGGTAGTCACTACAGTTGGTCCTGAGCAATACCCTGGGTGCTGTCACTACAGAACAATACCCTGGGTGCAGTAGTCACTACAGTTGGTCCTGAGCAATACCCTGGGTGCAGTAGTCACTACAGTTGGTCCTGAGCAATACCCTGGGTGCAGTAGTCACTACAGTTGGTAGTGACTACAGAAAAGTAATCAACTGTACCTCGCTCCCAAGAAAATCTGATAAATAAGCAAATAAAACGTGGCCATTAAAAGTAGTCAGACTCCTGTTCCTCCGAGTCACTGTTAATCGCCACATTTAATTCACACTTGAAAAAAATGCCATTTGATAAGCGACATGACACATTGTACATGGTCCCCTTCTATACAAGTCATCAGCTATAGAAAGACTAGTTCAGTAATGGACTAGAGCCTAATGTTATTCCTTATATAGTCCAAGGTCCGTATGTTCAGAGGGAAATTGGCTCTGGCAGCCAGAAAACACCATCTAAAACATGAATCAATTCTCAATTGTGGTATcgttcttttaaaaaaaaaaaaaaaaaaaaaaagcacccTACTTTCAAATCACATGAAAATAATTCCACTAAATATAGCGCGTTGTCACCAGTTTTAACGGCTGCAGCCAACAGTATTTGTCAATGACGTGGAATCTGTCTTCCGTATATTCACACAGGTAGGTGATGGGACACGGCGTTGGGACACGGCGTTGGGACATGCAGCTCTCAGTCTTCTGTTAGTTATCCTAACAAGCGATATAACATGGAGACGTGGCTGTGAACCCCAACCCTGGAAGAGGTGCCTAGTAAGTCAACTTTTTGTTTTTAGAAAACCATTTCTCGCCGATACGAAAAGATACCGTCGGTAAGGTTTGGAAACAACAAGGTGATGCGTTTAAATGTTCATAAGGAGCATCGAGGGAACTTAGAACGCCGCTGGCCAGAAGATATTATTGTCAAGAGGCACTAAAGTCAGCTTCTATGAATGTTTCACATAAAGATATCCTGCTGGCCTTTAGGCCTCAACCCACAGAAACTGAACAGAAATATGAAGACGCAACACCTGGTGTTGGTCCAATTTTCCATGAGCTGAAATTGATAAAAATCACCACAAAATGCATGCTTCTCTATACTTTTGGGCATAAATTTGTGAACAttcctgttagtaagcatttatCATTTGTCaacataatccatccacctgacaggtgtagcatatcaagaagctgattaaacggcatgatcaatacagaggtgcaccttgtgctggggacaataaaaggtcactcaaAATCTAGTTGCCGCAAATttttcaagttgagggagtgtgcaattgtcatgctgactgcaggaatgcccaccagagcGGTTGCCAAAGAATTGATTTTTCATGTCTAACATAAGCCGCCCCCCCCATGTCCTTTacaagaatttggcagtacgtccaaatgGCCTCAATCGCAGACCAAGTGTATGGCGTAGTGTGAGCGAGCAGTTTGCAGATGTCAAATGTTGTGAACCAagtgtcccatggtggcggtgggactATGGTATtggcatgtttgggatgctctggattgacgtgtaccacagcgtgttccagttcctgacaacatccagcaacttcacacatccattgaagaggagtgggacatcattccacaggacacaatcaacagccagatcaactctatgagaaggagatgtgtcgtacTGCGTGacgtaaatggtggtcacaccatactgactggttctgatccacgcccACTCAAATTATTATTAAAAGGTTTGTGACCAATGCCTATCATTTGTATtcgcagtcatgtgaaatccatagattggggcCTAAATGAATGAATTTCAATTGACGGTTTTCCTTATTTGAACAGtaaaactcagtaaaatctttgacattGTTCGCGTTCGTATTTGTGTTCAGTACAAATGAAGATTTAATAATCGCCACCACTCTTAGAAAGGCAGATGACCAAGGGATGACTTGCAACTTTCGGAAATCATAGGGGACAGACTGGACATCGGGTTTCACTATTGACATTTTGCCagatacatttataactgtcacattGGCGGGAGGCACTGTGCCTTTAGGAATATAATATCACAAAACACTGGAGGTACTTCAAGTTCAGAGAGTCACCAAGTTAGGACATTGAGTTTAACATGGAACACTAATTCAATTAATAAAATGACACTTCTAGTAGTCTACAGAGACGTGTCCACTAGGAACAGTGCGCAGCCTACGAGCGAACATGGTTCTACTAAGGACGAGACTGATGGTGCTGTCAACACAACAGGGAACTCGGATAAATATTCATGACCGAAGATCTTCAGGTTGGAAAGTGGGAACTAGTAAGAGGCCAGAGTTCACGACTTGGGCTTCAGAGTGGGATCACCTTTCAAAAATCAGAGTTGTTTTCTTTCGAGTTCCCAGTGGTTTTGAACGCGGCATTATCAACAGCAAAAAGGCAACGACCCGACAATTACTCCGTGATCCACACAATTACACCCGCAAAACGTGAATTGATAAGATTGTATTAGAAAACATGCGCTGATGGTAGGTGGAAAAGAGACTCCATTTTAAAAAATGTCAGCATTGCCACTTGCTTGTTCTTGAGTCAACGATTACACTTCCTTGATATGATACAACAAACCAAGCTGTAAGTTTGTCAAAGTGCCCGTCATCCCCAATCAGGTAGGCATACATACCAATTGTTGTAGTTGGGATACTTagtaacacactgactgacagtcCGAACAATCATGAATAGTTACTTTGTTTCCCCCGTTTCGTGCGAAACTTCAACCAAATCCAGATCGTCCACTGATAAGATTGTTACAAAATGTCAACGTACCTTCTGCCATGATTCTATTACAAGTCGCAGCTACTCTGTTGATGGACTCGGCGTCTTACTTGGGAAAGGAACAACTTCATATAAGAAGGAGAATTTATAGACGCATGAACCAGAACTAGACAGTTGCCCACGTGACCGGTGCTAGGCACACACCCACTTCTGAACTGCATGCGCCATTGagcacaactctctctctctctctctctctctctctctctctctttctctctctctctctttctttctctctctctctttctctctctctttctctctctctttctctctctctctttctctctctctctctctctctctctctctctctctctctctctctctctctctctctctctctctctctctctctccctccccgtctctctcaattcaattcaaggggctttattggcatgggaagcatgtgttaacattgccaaagcaagtgagatagataatatacaaagtgaatatataaagtgaaaaacaacaaaaattaacagtaaccattacacatacagatgttttaaaacagtaaagacattacaaatgtcatattatatatatacagtgttttaacaatgtacaaatggttgaaGGACACAAGatcaaataaataagcataaatatgggttgtatttacaatggtgtttgttcttcactggttgcccttttctcgtggcaacaggtcacaaatcttgctgctgtgatggcagacggtggaatttcacccagtagatatgggagtttatcaaaattggatttattttcgaattctttgtggatctgtgtaatctgagggaaatatgtctctctaatatggtcatacattgggcaggaggttaggaagtgcagctcagtttccacctcattttgtgggcagtgagcacatagcctgtcttctcttgagagccatgtctgcctacggcggcctttctcaatagcaaggctatgctcactgagtctgtacatagtcaaagctttccttaattttgggtcagtcacagtggtcaggtattctgccgctgtgtactctctgtgtagggccaaatagcattctagtttgctctgtttttttgttaattctttccaatgtgtaaagtaattatctttttgttttctcatgatttggttgggtctaattgtgctgttgtcctggggctctgtagggtgtgtttgtgtttgtgaacagagccccaggaccagcttgcttaggggactcttctccaggttcatctctctgtaggtgatggctttgttatggaaggtttgtgaatcgcttccttttaggtggttgtagaatttaacgactcttttctggattttgataattagtgggtatcggcctaattctgctctgcatgcattatttggtgttctacgttgtacgcggaggatatttttgcagaattctgcgtgcagagtctcaatttggtgtttgtcccattttatgATTTCTTgcttggtgagcggaccccagacctcacaaccataaagggcaatgggctctatgactgattcaagtatttttagccaaatcctaattggtatgttgaaatttatgttccttttgatggcatagaatgcccttcttgccttgtctctcagatcgttcacagctttgtggaagttacctgtggcactgatgtttaggccaaggtatgtatagttttttgtgtgctctagggcaacagtgtctagatggaatttgtatttgtggtcctggtgactggaccttttttggaacaccattattttggtcttactgagatttactgtcagggcccaggtctgacagaatctgtgcataagatctaggtgctgctgtaggccctctctctctctctctctctctccctccctctctctctctctctctgtgtgtctctctctctctctctctctctctctctctctgtctctctctctctctgtctctctctctctctctctctctctccctccctctctctctctctctctctccctccctctctctctctctctctccctccctctctctctctctctctctctgtgtctctctgtgtctctccctctctctctcgctctctgtttctctctctctgtgtctctctgtgtctctctctgtctgtctctctctctctctctctctctctctctctctctctctctctctctctctctctgtctctctgtgtctctctctctctctctctctgtctctctctgtgtctctctgtgtctctctctctctctctctatgtctgtctctctctctctctctctctctctccctccatctctctccctccctctctctctctctctgtctctctgtgtctctctctctctctctctgtgtctctctctctctctctctctctctctctctctctctctctctctctctctctctctgtgtctctctgtgtctctctctctctctctctctctctctctgtgtgtctctctctctctctctctctctctctctctctcacacacccctaAAGTAAACGGATTCTACTGGTTATGCGTCACTAAGAAGGTTGGTTCCTCCTCTAATCTACCCAGCAGACTACTGTACTCATGTTTATCAAATAAAATTGAATGTTATTGGTTGTGTATTatacatattttgcagatgttgtCGCAAGTGCAATGAAATGTTTATGTTTTTAGACAGTGCGTTGATACctaacaaaacaatacacacacaaacacatctaaATAAGAAAGATCAGaacgatatatatatatgtaaaatcAAATCAATGCAACAGGttttaccgtgaaatacttactgACAAGCGTTAACCAAgagtgcagttttaagaaaaataagagttaagaaaacaagagcaacagtaaaataaagaatgtggaggctatatacagggtattacggtacagagtcaatgtggaggctatatacagggtattacggtacagagtcaatgtggaggctatatacagggtattacggtacagagtcaatgtggaggctatatacagggggtattacggtacagagtcaatgtggaggctatatacagggtattacggtacagagtcaatgtggaggctatatacagggtattacggtacagagtcaatgtggaggctatatacagggtattacggtacagagtcaatgtggaggctatatacagggtattacggtacagagtcaatgtggaggctatatacagggtattacggtacagagtcaatgtggaggctatatacagggtattacggtacagagtcaatgtggaggctatatacagggtattacggtacagagtcaatgtggaggctatatacagggtattacggtatagagtcaatgtggaggctatatacagggtattacggtatagagtcaatgtggaggctatatacagggtattacggtacagagtccatgtggaggctatatacagggtgttacggtacagagtcaatgtggaggctatatacagggtgttacggtacagagtcaatgtggaggctacatacagggggtaccggtacagagtcaatgtggaggctatatacagagtcagaggTTATAtacattacggtacagagtcaatgtggaggctatatacaggggttaccggtacagagtcaatgtggaggctatatagtcaatgtggaggctatatacagggtgttacggtacagagtcaatgtggaggctatatacagggtgttacggtacagagtcaatgtggaggctatatacagggtattacggtacagagtcaatgtggaggctatatacaggctgttacggtacagagtcaatgtggaggctatatacagggtattacggtacagagtcaatgtggaggctatatacaggctgttacggtacagagtcaatgtggaggctatatacagggtattacggtacagagtcaatatggaggctatatacagggtattacggtacagagtcaatgtggaggctatatacagggtattacggtacagagtcaatatggaggctatatacagggtgttacggtacagagtcaatgtggaggctatatacaggctgttacggtacagagtcaatgtggaggctatatacagggtgttacggtacagagtcaaagtggagactatatacagggggtaccggtacagagtcaatgtggaggctatatacagggggtaccggtacagagtcaatgtggaggctatatacaggctgttacggtacagagtcaatgtggaggctatatacagggtgttacggtacagagtcaatgtggaggctatatacagggggtaccagtacagagtcaatgtggaggctatatacagggggtaccagtacagagtcaatgtggaggctatatacaggctgttacggtacagagtcaatgtggaggctacatacagggtattacggtacagagtcaatgtggaggctatatacagggtgttacgatacagagtcaaagtggagactatatacatggtgttacggtacagagtcaatgtggagactatatacagggggtaccggtacagagtcaatgtggaggctatatacagggtgttacggtacagagtcaatgtggaggctatatacagggtgttacggtacagagtcaatgtggaggctatatacagggtattacggtacagagtctatgtggagactatatacagggggtaccggtacagagtcaatgtggaggctatatacagggggtaccggtacagagtcaatgtggaggctatatacaggctgttacggtacagagtcaatgtggaggctatatacagggtgttacggtacagagtcaatgtggaggctatatacagggggtac is a window encoding:
- the LOC115126489 gene encoding glycogenin-1-like, with product MAEDQAFVTLATNDNYARGAMVLGKSLRNHQTTRKLVVMIGPHVSDPCKGVLLKIFDEVLLVDVLDSGDSANLALMKRPDLGVTFTKLHCWTLTQYSKCVFMDADTLVVQNIDELFDREELSAAPDPGWPDCFNSGVFVFRPSNETYSKLLQYCAEHGSFDGGDQGILNGFFSNWATADISKHLPFIYNLSSIAIYTYLPAFKQYGGNAKVVHFLGQTKPWSYTYDPKTKRVSGDMQETSTHTSFLLDWWFLYSSSVVPMMVEGYGDQPFHSGCVEVHLEFQSPVKENGDHHGHWPGSWSLINSHKEGGWKV